One segment of Desulfobulbaceae bacterium DNA contains the following:
- a CDS encoding NADH-quinone oxidoreductase subunit C — MIPPPPPAEGEAPGKPVEVKETVEQLMIFTPDYTKKGYHLDVKVTPQDLPAIAQILIKHKFFIESITGVDWIKEQQIEVVYDFNLWEELCRVVIRTRTDRSTPEVPTISEIYHGANWHERETHDFFGVNFTGHPDLSPLLLVDDADFHPLLKDFKA; from the coding sequence ATGATTCCACCTCCACCTCCTGCCGAAGGTGAAGCGCCGGGAAAACCGGTTGAAGTCAAAGAGACGGTCGAGCAGCTGATGATCTTCACCCCGGACTATACCAAGAAAGGGTACCACCTAGACGTCAAGGTCACCCCACAGGACCTGCCAGCCATCGCCCAGATACTGATCAAGCACAAATTCTTTATAGAATCGATCACCGGGGTGGATTGGATCAAGGAGCAGCAGATCGAAGTGGTATACGACTTCAACCTCTGGGAAGAACTCTGCCGGGTGGTAATCCGTACCCGTACTGACCGCTCTACCCCTGAAGTCCCTACTATTTCAGAAATTTATCACGGTGCTAACTGGCACGAACGCGAAACCCACGACTTCTTTGGCGTCAACTTCACAGGTCACCCAGACTTAAGCCCACTGCTCTTGGTGGACGACG
- a CDS encoding sel1 repeat family protein encodes MTTRHRSQTFLLALLTMGLMLTGRTTLASDAATYNTTLPLAQNGDPEAQYTLGNHFTQGNDAEKDLKQAAFWYFRAALAGHADAQYHLGLMYDSGLGVAQDYTQALTWYGKAAAQGHSEAQSHKEKILSHIDTVERSADQGEAEAQCTLGDMYANGNGVPQDDERAVAWYRKAAEQGAAAGQFKLGFMYAQGRGGPLDSEQSVAWYRKAAEQGHADAEYHLSTMYYKGLGVPQDKVTAYAWLSVASAQGHTIATKNNAFAASRLTPAQLSQAQILTKELQAKITDTR; translated from the coding sequence ATGACAACACGACACAGATCACAAACATTTTTGTTGGCCCTGCTAACGATGGGACTGATGCTGACCGGCAGGACTACTCTGGCGAGCGATGCCGCCACTTATAACACGACACTCCCCCTGGCCCAAAATGGCGATCCGGAAGCGCAATATACGCTGGGAAACCACTTCACCCAAGGCAATGACGCCGAAAAAGACCTAAAACAGGCCGCTTTCTGGTACTTCAGGGCCGCGCTCGCGGGCCATGCCGATGCTCAATACCATTTAGGGCTGATGTATGACTCCGGCTTAGGAGTGGCGCAAGACTACACTCAAGCCCTTACCTGGTACGGCAAGGCGGCAGCACAAGGCCATTCGGAGGCTCAATCGCACAAAGAGAAAATTCTTAGTCATATTGACACAGTGGAACGCTCCGCAGATCAAGGGGAAGCCGAAGCTCAGTGCACCCTGGGAGATATGTATGCCAATGGCAACGGAGTCCCCCAGGACGATGAACGCGCTGTCGCATGGTATCGGAAAGCGGCAGAACAGGGAGCGGCAGCTGGCCAATTCAAACTCGGTTTCATGTATGCCCAAGGGAGAGGAGGCCCCCTTGACTCCGAACAATCCGTCGCATGGTACCGCAAGGCCGCGGAACAAGGCCACGCAGACGCAGAATATCATTTGAGCACCATGTATTACAAAGGCCTTGGCGTGCCGCAAGATAAGGTGACCGCCTATGCCTGGCTCAGTGTAGCCTCAGCCCAGGGCCATACAATTGCGACTAAAAATAATGCCTTTGCCGCCAGCAGACTGACACCTGCCCAACTGAGTCAGGCCCAGATTCTGACCAAAGAACTCCAGGCCAAAATTACCGACACACGCTGA
- the mpl gene encoding UDP-N-acetylmuramate:L-alanyl-gamma-D-glutamyl-meso-diaminopimelate ligase, which translates to MGICGTAVGALAGMLQAQGYLITGSDQQVYPPMSDYLASLGITVTSGYAPENLEPRPDLVIVGNVITRANPEAVALAEREIPYLSMPQALGQFFLSGKQSLVACGTHGKTTTSSLLATILHYLDSDPGFMIGGLVQEFGRNFRIGQGPYFVVEGDEYDTAFFDKGPKFLHYQPTIAIITSIEFDHADIYADLEAVKSSFRKLLRIMPADGCLIANLDDPVVVELCREASCQVLGYGEGDDSFWRLADLDIRADGTTFTAYRDDALFGHFTTRMPGRHNAMNTLAVIGVLDQLGFSAAAIADKLPRFPGVRRRQEVRGEVNGITVIDDFAHHPTAVRETLAALRAAYPGRRLVAVFEPRTNSSRRKVFQDDYVLVFDHADQIIIKEPMAITSLTEDQRFSSRQLIDDLITRGRHATYFADTDAVISSLAHTSQPGDVIAIMSNGGFDNIHTRLLAALKNHE; encoded by the coding sequence ATGGGAATTTGCGGCACGGCAGTTGGCGCCCTGGCCGGCATGCTGCAAGCCCAAGGGTACCTCATCACCGGCTCCGATCAGCAGGTCTACCCGCCGATGAGCGACTACCTGGCAAGTTTAGGCATTACCGTCACCTCAGGATATGCCCCGGAAAATCTTGAACCCAGGCCCGACCTGGTCATCGTCGGCAATGTCATCACCCGCGCCAACCCCGAGGCCGTGGCCTTGGCCGAAAGGGAGATCCCATACCTCTCCATGCCCCAGGCGTTAGGACAATTCTTTCTCTCCGGAAAACAGTCTTTGGTGGCCTGCGGCACCCACGGCAAGACCACTACTTCGTCGCTCCTGGCCACGATCCTGCACTATCTTGACAGCGATCCCGGATTCATGATTGGCGGTCTGGTCCAAGAGTTCGGCCGCAATTTCCGCATCGGCCAAGGTCCCTATTTTGTGGTGGAAGGTGATGAGTACGACACCGCTTTTTTCGACAAGGGTCCGAAATTCCTCCACTACCAGCCCACCATCGCCATCATCACCAGCATTGAATTCGACCACGCCGACATCTATGCCGACCTGGAAGCAGTCAAGAGCTCCTTCCGCAAACTGCTCCGGATCATGCCCGCTGACGGCTGCCTGATCGCCAACCTTGACGACCCGGTAGTCGTCGAATTATGTCGGGAGGCGTCATGCCAAGTGTTGGGCTACGGCGAAGGAGACGACTCTTTCTGGCGACTTGCCGACCTTGACATCCGTGCCGATGGCACGACCTTTACCGCTTACCGGGATGATGCGCTCTTTGGTCACTTTACCACCCGGATGCCGGGGCGGCACAACGCCATGAATACCCTGGCGGTAATCGGGGTATTGGATCAGCTCGGGTTTTCCGCCGCCGCCATTGCCGATAAACTCCCTCGTTTTCCCGGTGTCCGCAGGCGGCAGGAGGTTCGGGGCGAGGTCAACGGCATCACCGTCATTGATGATTTCGCTCACCACCCGACCGCCGTTCGCGAGACGCTCGCCGCCCTTCGTGCTGCCTATCCTGGGCGTCGGCTGGTGGCAGTCTTTGAACCGCGGACCAACTCCAGCCGCCGCAAAGTATTTCAAGATGATTACGTCCTAGTCTTTGATCACGCCGATCAGATAATAATCAAAGAACCCATGGCCATCACCTCGCTCACCGAGGATCAGCGCTTTTCCTCCCGGCAACTGATTGATGACCTGATTACACGCGGTCGCCACGCCACCTATTTCGCCGACACTGATGCTGTGATCTCCTCCCTGGCCCACACCTCACAACCGGGCGATGTTATTGCCATCATGTCGAACGGCGGCTTTGACAATATCCATACTCGGCTGCTCGCTGCCCTTAAAAATCACGAGTAA
- a CDS encoding NADH-quinone oxidoreductase subunit A, producing the protein MDQRSTIDLLYVAAFFLGGLGFAVGPFIIATLFSPRGTRNLAKKTNQLIECGMPPIGDAWIRYGIIYYLYALIFLAFDVDVLFLFPVAMAYSKAAPVSGFIEVVLFVAILTLALVYAWNKGVFEWKRKNYNRQ; encoded by the coding sequence TTGGATCAACGATCAACCATTGACTTACTTTACGTTGCAGCATTTTTCCTCGGCGGCTTAGGCTTTGCTGTTGGACCCTTCATTATTGCCACTCTCTTCTCCCCCCGTGGCACTCGAAATCTCGCCAAAAAAACCAACCAACTGATCGAATGCGGAATGCCACCCATCGGCGACGCCTGGATCCGTTATGGCATTATCTACTATCTTTACGCCCTTATCTTTCTCGCTTTTGATGTTGATGTCCTTTTTCTGTTCCCCGTAGCCATGGCCTATAGCAAGGCAGCTCCAGTCAGCGGTTTCATTGAGGTCGTTCTCTTTGTCGCCATCCTGACTCTGGCATTGGTTTACGCCTGGAACAAGGGAGTATTTGAGTGGAAACGGAAAAACTACAACCGGCAATAG
- a CDS encoding NADH-quinone oxidoreductase subunit B yields the protein METEKLQPAIVQLAVLDDVLALGRANSLWPMTFGLACCAIEMMAAGASRFDLARFGAEVFRPSPRQCDVMIVAGTISHKMAPAVKTLYDQMPEPKWVIAMGNCAISGGPFVFEGQYGIVEGADKFLPVDIYIPGCPPRPEALIEGILELEEKITGYRRWPRVK from the coding sequence GTGGAAACGGAAAAACTACAACCGGCAATAGTCCAACTGGCGGTATTGGATGATGTCCTGGCCCTAGGTCGGGCCAACTCCCTGTGGCCGATGACCTTTGGTCTAGCCTGCTGTGCTATCGAAATGATGGCAGCCGGCGCCTCCCGCTTTGATCTGGCCCGCTTCGGCGCCGAGGTCTTCAGACCATCACCCAGACAATGTGATGTGATGATCGTGGCCGGCACCATCTCTCACAAGATGGCTCCGGCTGTCAAGACCCTCTACGACCAGATGCCCGAGCCCAAATGGGTCATTGCCATGGGTAACTGCGCTATTTCAGGCGGCCCCTTCGTTTTTGAGGGCCAGTATGGAATCGTGGAGGGAGCTGATAAATTTCTGCCTGTTGACATCTACATCCCCGGCTGCCCACCACGCCCCGAGGCGCTGATCGAAGGCATCCTCGAACTTGAAGAAAAGATAACCGGCTACAGACGCTGGCCCCGGGTCAAGTGA